The region CTTCATAAAAGTTTTAAACAGCGCGCCTTTATCGGCTGCCGCTTCAGCACTATCGACAGCAAGCGCCGCTTCAATAACACCAGGGCCAGTTTCAGAATGCAGGCCTTCAATAGGAAAATCCATCAATTCAGACATGGATAAAATATCTTGATACAGATCTGAATGCACAGAATTACGGATCATCGAATAACCAAACCAATCTGGGGTAATCGTCTGGAGATCACGATAATTTTTGTCTCGAATGGATTGAGGGGTTTCGTTAAACAAAAAAAACTCATACTCCAGCGCTGCTAATACGTTAAAACCCATCTTATCTGCTTTATCGATGACTCGTCTGAGTGTTCCTCGCGGGCAAACTGCTTCCGCCTCATCGGAAAATTCGGCGAGAAACAGCAACATCCCTTCTTCACCTATCACGTCGCGACATGTATGAGGCAAAATTTTCACTGGCGCATCTGGATACCCCGTATGCCAACCAGTATATTTGGCATTATCGTACAGCTGATCTTTCACATCCCAGCCCAGTACTACATCACAAAAGGCAAACCCTTTTTCTAATGAAGCAAAAAACTTTGACTTAGACATATACTTGCCGCGCATCACACCATCGTTATCAAACAGGCCAACCTTAATGTGGCTTAGTCCTCGCTCTTCAATGATGGCAATAGCATCGGCAATACTGCTTACTTGTCTTGCTTCCATATTCGCCCTACCTTCTCTTTGATCTCAGTAATATATTGCTATGTAATTGTTGAGTTGAATCGCTCAATAAATAAGTCACCAGAATGAATTGCCAGATAACCGCAGTGAACTGGCAAGTATTGACCATGGTACAGTCAGGTTAATGAAGCTCAGACTCCGCTGATGCGATCATGTCGAACTCCTCTTCCGGCGCCGAAGCCACCAATCTATGGCGACTGTAAAGAACAAAATAGGTCACCATGATCAAATAAAACAGCGCTGACCATATCGCTGCCTGTAAACTCACCACAAAAGTCGATGCGAGTGCGATTAAAGAAAGTGCTAAAGCAATAGATGAAGTCAATATGCCACCCGGTGTTTTATAGGGACGTTCAAGATTGGGCTCTTTTTTGCGTAAGATAATATGTGACAACGTCATCATGGCGTAAGAAATCGTGGCGCCAAACACTGCCATGGTGATCATCAAGTCACCTTCACCAGTTAGTGATAGCAAGAAACCTAATATTCCTGGCACAATTAAGGCCCAAACAGGCACTTTACGTTGACCTGACAAGGAGAGAAAACGCGGTAAATAACCGGCACGAGATAGCGCAAAAACTTGACGGGAATAAGCGTAAATAATCGAGAAAAAACTCGCAATTAAGCCAAATAAGCCAACGATATTAACAAACTTAGCCGCCAGTGAATCGACGCCATACACTGACTGTAATGCGCCAACTAACGGCGCTCCATGAGTTTTCATTGCCTCAGCGCCAGCCCCTCCAGGCACCAGCAACAACACCGCTGCAGCGAAGACAATCAGTACCAGCATGGAAGCAATAATGCCTCTTGGCATATCTTTAGCCGGGTTACTGGCCTCTTCGGCCGCTAATGGTACCCCTTCTACCGCAAGAAACAGCCACATAGCAAATGGTAGTGCAGCCCAGATCCCCATATACCCTTCGGGAAGAAAACGACTTGAGCCGGCAACATCGGGATTAGCAGCAATATCAAACAAGTTAGCAGAATCAAAATGTGGCACCATACCGACCACAAAAACACCGATAGCAATCACAGCCAGTAACGTGATCCCCATCATGATTTTTAATGCTTCTCCCGCGCCCCATAGATGCAAACCAATAAACACCGCATAGAATGCGGCATACACAATAGGCCCATCGATGCCAACCAGCTCATGCACATATCCGCCAATAAAAATGGCAATGGCGGCAGGGGCAATCGCGTATTCCAGTAAAATGGCCGTCCCGGTTAAAAATCCACCCCACGGCCCCATCGCGCGGCGTGCAAAACTGTATCCTCCCCCCGCCGTCGGCAATGACGATGACATTTCAGCGAGACTTAATACCAGACAGATATACATTAACCCCATGATCAGCGTCGCAATGAGCATGCCGCCAAAGCCACCGAGTTCAAGACCAAAGTTCCATCCGGCAAAATCACCCGAGATAACATAAGAGATCCCTAGGCTGGCCAAAAGTACCCATCCTGCAACCCCTTTTTTAAGTTGACGTTGGTTCATGTATTCATCTGAAACGGCCTTGTACTTGATGCTTTTATTTTTTATTTTAGGTGCATGGTGTGGCTTTGATACGTGTGACATGACATTTCCCTTTATCTTGATTGACGAAATGATCCCATTAATTCGCTATTAATGAATGCCTGACAGAATTTAATCCGTCCAATGCCTTAACAGCAAAAACAATCATGTGTATTAACCTGCCGTATCAACATTCTGAATACTAAAGGAGAGAGTTAACCGATATCGGTAGTCGATACTGATCAAGCCAAATCATGAGCAGACATGTCATGAGAAACCGCAAGTGAGAACATGACCAATCTTAAAGTTGTAGCAACATAAATACAACATATAAAACCACCTATTATTACATCAGGTGGATTATCCAAAAAATGAGTTCAATTCAGATAAATATACTGGTGACATAGTAAACAATATCGGCCAACATAGACGCAGAGACTCATCTTTACCTTATGTCATTTTGGTTCAGCCGCGAGCAAGCATTAATGGGCTATAAAATAGTCTATGTGCGCGGTG is a window of Shewanella sp. VB17 DNA encoding:
- a CDS encoding glutamine synthetase family protein; translated protein: MEARQVSSIADAIAIIEERGLSHIKVGLFDNDGVMRGKYMSKSKFFASLEKGFAFCDVVLGWDVKDQLYDNAKYTGWHTGYPDAPVKILPHTCRDVIGEEGMLLFLAEFSDEAEAVCPRGTLRRVIDKADKMGFNVLAALEYEFFLFNETPQSIRDKNYRDLQTITPDWFGYSMIRNSVHSDLYQDILSMSELMDFPIEGLHSETGPGVIEAALAVDSAEAAADKGALFKTFMKVLAQKRNLMATFMAKWSGDYPGQSGHIHLSLHNKDGSSAFHDPSQTHNMSKLQRHFLAGQQALMPEFLCMIAPTINSYSRMVPGFWAPTDATWGVENRTTALRVIPGSAKSQRVEYRLGAADANPYLALAAALASGLYGIEHELEPHDQVKGNAYEQTHDVALALPVTLWDAAQQFKQSQAAISCFGETFVAHYAISREWEEREFRRHVTDWEMARYFEII
- the eat gene encoding ethanolamine permease; the encoded protein is MSHVSKPHHAPKIKNKSIKYKAVSDEYMNQRQLKKGVAGWVLLASLGISYVISGDFAGWNFGLELGGFGGMLIATLIMGLMYICLVLSLAEMSSSLPTAGGGYSFARRAMGPWGGFLTGTAILLEYAIAPAAIAIFIGGYVHELVGIDGPIVYAAFYAVFIGLHLWGAGEALKIMMGITLLAVIAIGVFVVGMVPHFDSANLFDIAANPDVAGSSRFLPEGYMGIWAALPFAMWLFLAVEGVPLAAEEASNPAKDMPRGIIASMLVLIVFAAAVLLLVPGGAGAEAMKTHGAPLVGALQSVYGVDSLAAKFVNIVGLFGLIASFFSIIYAYSRQVFALSRAGYLPRFLSLSGQRKVPVWALIVPGILGFLLSLTGEGDLMITMAVFGATISYAMMTLSHIILRKKEPNLERPYKTPGGILTSSIALALSLIALASTFVVSLQAAIWSALFYLIMVTYFVLYSRHRLVASAPEEEFDMIASAESELH